A single window of Thalassoroseus pseudoceratinae DNA harbors:
- a CDS encoding EF-hand domain-containing protein, which produces MNWHRFLSNCVLPGCLLACNAPLLHSAENEATDVAEPSGLFEQLDQNGDGVLERSELEEDQYKFFDRLVRVADENDDGKLTAKEFTTASDPKEPAKNDAFSSRGPNQRRGGDMSQMLRRIDRDGNQKISKDEVPEPFRERFMRLFDRLGKEELTFEEFQTAMTRGRQMQAGGDRFTEQLDRNKNGKIELSEMPERMRDGVKRMLQQMGKADAESLTKGEFTEMMRRFGPMSGARPPRGPQPSPLFRKLDADRNGRLSKEELAKAPEVLAELDTDDDGEVTLGELEQSMRGDRRPNAGSRPNNNRDGFPRFLQDADKNEDGKISQEEAANRRIRGFDRLDADGDGFVTPDEFRRQGRPQNN; this is translated from the coding sequence ATGAATTGGCATCGTTTCCTTTCCAATTGTGTTCTGCCCGGTTGTCTGCTGGCGTGTAACGCACCCCTCTTGCATTCCGCTGAGAACGAAGCTACGGACGTCGCTGAACCTTCCGGGTTGTTCGAGCAACTCGATCAAAACGGCGACGGGGTTCTCGAGCGTTCTGAATTGGAAGAAGATCAATACAAATTCTTTGATCGTTTAGTACGAGTTGCTGACGAAAATGATGACGGCAAACTAACTGCAAAAGAATTTACCACAGCGAGTGATCCCAAAGAACCGGCAAAGAATGATGCTTTCAGTTCCCGCGGTCCCAATCAGCGTCGTGGAGGCGATATGTCGCAAATGTTGCGACGAATTGATCGAGACGGAAATCAAAAAATCTCGAAGGACGAAGTCCCGGAACCGTTCCGCGAACGTTTCATGCGGTTGTTCGATCGTCTCGGGAAAGAAGAACTGACATTCGAAGAATTCCAGACCGCCATGACACGTGGTCGACAAATGCAGGCCGGCGGCGACCGATTCACCGAACAGTTGGACCGCAACAAGAACGGCAAGATCGAACTCAGCGAAATGCCGGAGAGGATGCGTGATGGCGTGAAACGCATGCTGCAGCAAATGGGAAAAGCCGATGCGGAGTCTCTCACAAAAGGGGAATTCACCGAAATGATGCGACGATTCGGTCCGATGAGCGGTGCACGTCCGCCACGCGGTCCACAACCGTCGCCTTTGTTTCGCAAATTGGACGCCGACCGCAACGGCCGTTTGTCCAAAGAAGAGTTGGCGAAAGCTCCTGAAGTTCTGGCCGAATTGGACACCGATGACGACGGCGAAGTCACGCTGGGCGAACTCGAACAATCAATGCGTGGCGACCGGCGACCGAATGCCGGTTCGCGACCGAACAACAATCGAGACGGTTTCCCGCGATTCCTGCAAGACGCGGACAAGAACGAAGACGGCAAGATCTCTCAAGAGGAAGCCGCGAATCGAAGGATACGCGGGTTTGATCGGCTCGATGCCGACGGCGATGGTTTCGTGACTCCAGATGAGTTTCGACGGCAGGGGCGTCCGCAAAACAACTGA
- a CDS encoding DUF1559 family PulG-like putative transporter produces MFVPANSRRFRPGFTLIELLVVISIIAVLISLIAPAVQSARAAARRVKCLNNIRNIALAMINDASAHGDQLPHVRTQGGGIPTTWPIHLLDDLDASGVARQVRQDGVIDSSTDTEIWLEVFSCPDDLARTRQANALSYVANGGIFYDTSGVNVNHHTASRIAEELVTGAPNRLGYATGVLWQKTSTDSRRMGFGFVSQGDGISNTLLLGENSDPRVDLSASTNPTGTWGTTSMYSLIFAIDTDDVEFGSTKLHNKSGTVDDILDWTGVELLEDSQINGRRDSGGLRPASNHQDIVHFAFCDGSARPISDSIQADVYLKLVTSAGSLHGEGILNQSDY; encoded by the coding sequence ATGTTCGTTCCCGCCAACTCTCGAAGATTTCGTCCCGGTTTTACGTTGATCGAACTTTTGGTGGTCATCTCGATCATCGCGGTTCTCATTTCCCTGATTGCCCCCGCCGTTCAAAGTGCCCGAGCGGCGGCACGACGTGTAAAATGTCTCAACAACATTCGCAACATTGCATTGGCAATGATCAACGATGCCAGTGCTCACGGTGATCAATTGCCCCACGTCCGCACACAGGGTGGCGGCATCCCAACGACTTGGCCGATCCACCTGCTTGATGATCTTGACGCTTCCGGGGTCGCGAGGCAAGTTCGCCAGGATGGTGTGATTGATTCCTCAACCGATACGGAAATTTGGCTCGAAGTTTTCAGTTGTCCGGATGACCTCGCCCGCACTCGACAAGCCAACGCACTGAGCTATGTGGCTAACGGTGGCATTTTTTACGACACGAGCGGAGTCAATGTGAACCATCACACCGCGAGTCGGATTGCCGAGGAACTCGTGACCGGTGCACCAAACCGATTGGGCTACGCAACGGGCGTGCTCTGGCAGAAGACATCGACGGATTCCCGACGCATGGGCTTCGGTTTTGTCTCCCAGGGTGACGGCATTAGCAACACACTTCTGCTCGGTGAGAATAGTGATCCGCGTGTTGATCTTTCCGCATCCACGAACCCGACTGGCACTTGGGGGACGACTTCCATGTATTCGCTCATTTTTGCCATCGACACCGATGATGTGGAATTTGGTTCCACGAAGTTGCATAACAAGTCGGGCACCGTCGACGATATTCTTGATTGGACGGGGGTTGAACTCCTGGAGGATTCTCAGATCAACGGTCGTCGTGATAGCGGCGGACTCCGACCGGCCTCGAACCACCAAGACATCGTTCATTTCGCATTCTGTGACGGGAGTGCTCGCCCCATCAGCGATTCCATCCAAGCGGACGTGTACCTCAAACTCGTCACGTCGGCCGGTTCGCTGCACGGTGAGGGAATTCTCAACCAAAGTGACTATTAG
- the mfd gene encoding transcription-repair coupling factor, producing MPTIRQVIHGLNELTSCIRRLPGFDEVLSTLRSGGHASLDGTWGSACALASLTLAEESKGPVVVVLPRIADVDDFALDVANFGDLTPEIFPAWATMPDEQSIADSVFGGRLRILQAVSGPEPPSLIVTSLPALLQPVPSAQNRADGTRRLHVGLEVESDDLMQWLIDRGFDRVPALEAPGEFSMHGGILDLFPPDAVDPYRVEFFGDEIESIRRFDVETQRKLEDLDSISITVISPDSNDESATASFLDDLPETAWIGFVELPDMVQEGHAYLDRLGRPPGLFDVEPTLAKARQFSTVTLSAIGDAVEDVHCQLQVESIEKFAGPRSDVLLELASALQPDETVLLACHNEGEQRRLSEMLADLDDEIASRIHLCLGRVGEGFRLGSENLVVLSDAQLFGRTDVRRAPRRKRRHGESRALDTFLDLRPGDLVVHLSHGIGRFRGMEILEKDDQAEEHLAIEFADSVRILVPVSLIHLVQKYVGAAKSSPPLSKLGGKSWAKKKEKAAESVRDMAADMIRLQAAREAKPGVACPPDSDWVNEFAAAFPYVETEDQDHAIAECKADLMRPRPMDRLICGDVGFGKTEVAMRAAFKMVDSGRQVAILVPTTVLAEQHFRSFCERMAEFPVSIDVLSRFRSKREQREILERMATGNVDIVIGTHRLVQKDVRFRDLGLLIIDEEQRFGVDHKEMLKRMRLEVDVLTLSATPIPRTLHMAVLGIRDISNLTTAPQDRVPIETRISRFDEHLIRSAIVRELNRGGQVYFVHNRVYNIQRIADRIQKIVPEANIGIGHGQMTGDELETVMYDFVSGRLDVLVATTIIESGLDIPNANTIFIHQADKYGLAELHQLRGRVGRYKHRAYCYLLLEEGKILTSDATKRLKAIEEYSELGSGFRIAMRDLEIRGAGNILGNEQSGHIASVGYELYCQLLENAVHRLKGEPIREHVHVNTNLPVSAFIPQEYIPHGRQKIEMYRKLSAVQTFQELASIKEEFRDRFGPIPEPTERLIAVRNMQLLAASWGIADIRLEDRFAVLGYSDRDKINRLKQRIGSDLRVVDHLSAYLVLPNPEIAGDPLVEFLSKHLRLEQSV from the coding sequence ATGCCAACCATACGGCAAGTTATTCACGGATTGAACGAACTGACGAGTTGTATTCGTCGGTTGCCGGGTTTCGATGAGGTTCTCAGCACGCTCCGATCGGGAGGGCACGCGAGTCTCGACGGAACGTGGGGTTCCGCGTGCGCGCTGGCCAGCCTGACTCTTGCCGAGGAGTCAAAAGGACCAGTCGTTGTCGTGCTGCCACGGATTGCGGATGTCGATGACTTCGCTCTCGACGTGGCAAACTTTGGCGATCTAACCCCCGAAATTTTTCCAGCTTGGGCGACGATGCCCGATGAACAGAGCATCGCCGACTCGGTATTCGGCGGGCGACTGCGGATTCTGCAAGCCGTATCCGGTCCGGAACCACCATCGCTGATCGTCACCAGTTTGCCGGCGTTGCTACAACCGGTTCCGTCCGCTCAGAATCGTGCCGATGGAACACGGCGTCTGCACGTTGGACTTGAGGTCGAGTCCGATGACCTCATGCAATGGTTGATCGACCGTGGTTTCGATCGGGTTCCCGCATTGGAAGCTCCCGGTGAATTTAGCATGCATGGGGGTATTCTCGATCTGTTTCCGCCGGACGCCGTCGATCCGTACCGCGTCGAATTCTTTGGGGACGAAATCGAATCCATTCGCCGCTTCGATGTCGAAACCCAGCGGAAACTTGAGGATCTCGATTCCATCTCGATCACCGTGATTTCCCCAGATTCCAATGATGAATCCGCAACCGCGAGTTTCCTGGATGATCTTCCAGAGACCGCATGGATCGGTTTCGTCGAACTGCCGGACATGGTCCAGGAAGGGCATGCATATTTAGATCGGCTGGGGCGGCCGCCGGGGTTATTCGATGTCGAACCAACGCTCGCAAAGGCTCGTCAATTTAGCACGGTCACGTTGTCCGCGATTGGTGATGCGGTCGAAGATGTGCACTGCCAACTCCAAGTGGAGAGCATCGAAAAGTTCGCCGGTCCGCGTTCGGATGTTCTGCTGGAATTAGCATCGGCTTTGCAACCGGACGAAACGGTGTTGCTCGCCTGTCACAACGAAGGCGAACAACGGCGGCTTTCGGAAATGCTCGCCGACCTTGATGACGAAATCGCATCACGGATTCACCTGTGTTTGGGACGGGTTGGTGAAGGATTTCGGCTTGGCAGTGAAAATCTTGTCGTGCTTAGTGACGCCCAATTGTTCGGGCGGACCGATGTCCGACGAGCACCACGTCGGAAACGGCGACACGGGGAATCCCGGGCACTCGATACGTTTCTCGATCTTCGTCCCGGTGATCTGGTCGTTCATCTCTCGCATGGAATCGGGCGTTTTCGCGGGATGGAGATCCTGGAAAAAGACGACCAAGCCGAGGAACACCTTGCGATCGAATTTGCCGACTCCGTGCGAATTCTGGTGCCGGTCTCGCTGATTCATCTGGTGCAGAAATACGTCGGTGCCGCCAAGAGTTCCCCGCCACTTTCTAAACTCGGTGGCAAGAGTTGGGCGAAGAAAAAGGAAAAAGCCGCGGAATCGGTTCGGGATATGGCGGCGGATATGATTCGTCTGCAAGCCGCTCGTGAAGCCAAACCCGGTGTTGCCTGCCCGCCGGATAGCGATTGGGTCAATGAATTCGCCGCTGCGTTTCCGTATGTGGAAACGGAAGACCAAGACCACGCCATCGCCGAGTGCAAAGCCGACCTGATGCGGCCACGGCCGATGGACCGGCTCATTTGCGGCGACGTCGGTTTCGGTAAGACGGAAGTCGCGATGCGGGCCGCGTTCAAAATGGTGGATTCCGGCCGACAAGTTGCCATCTTGGTGCCGACCACCGTACTCGCGGAACAGCACTTTCGCAGTTTTTGCGAGCGAATGGCCGAGTTTCCGGTGTCTATTGATGTACTCTCGCGGTTTCGCTCCAAACGGGAACAGCGGGAAATTCTCGAACGCATGGCGACGGGCAACGTCGATATCGTGATCGGAACACACCGACTCGTGCAAAAAGATGTCCGCTTCCGCGACCTGGGATTGCTCATTATCGACGAAGAACAACGGTTCGGGGTCGATCACAAGGAAATGCTGAAGCGGATGCGATTGGAGGTGGATGTCCTCACGCTCTCGGCCACGCCAATTCCGCGAACCCTGCACATGGCGGTTCTTGGCATTCGTGACATTTCCAACCTCACCACCGCGCCGCAAGATCGCGTGCCGATCGAAACTCGGATCAGCCGTTTCGATGAACACCTCATCCGCTCAGCCATCGTGCGGGAACTCAACCGCGGTGGGCAGGTGTATTTCGTCCACAACCGCGTTTACAACATCCAACGGATTGCCGACCGCATTCAGAAAATCGTTCCGGAAGCGAACATCGGAATCGGTCATGGGCAAATGACCGGCGATGAACTCGAAACGGTGATGTACGATTTCGTGTCCGGTCGGCTCGACGTTTTAGTGGCGACGACGATTATTGAATCCGGTCTGGATATTCCCAACGCGAACACAATCTTCATTCACCAAGCCGACAAATATGGATTGGCCGAGTTGCATCAATTGCGGGGGCGTGTCGGTCGATACAAGCACCGGGCGTACTGTTATTTGCTGCTCGAAGAAGGCAAAATTCTGACGAGCGACGCCACTAAGCGGCTCAAAGCGATCGAAGAGTACAGCGAACTCGGTAGCGGTTTTCGTATTGCCATGCGGGATTTGGAAATCCGCGGGGCGGGCAACATTCTCGGCAACGAGCAAAGCGGGCACATTGCATCCGTCGGTTACGAGTTGTATTGCCAACTGCTTGAAAACGCCGTGCATCGCCTTAAGGGCGAACCGATCCGCGAGCACGTGCATGTTAACACGAACCTGCCGGTCTCCGCTTTCATCCCGCAGGAGTACATTCCGCACGGGCGGCAGAAAATCGAGATGTACCGCAAACTTTCAGCGGTTCAAACTTTCCAGGAACTTGCATCCATCAAGGAAGAATTTCGCGACCGCTTCGGGCCAATTCCCGAACCAACCGAACGGTTGATCGCGGTGCGAAACATGCAGTTGCTCGCCGCAAGTTGGGGCATCGCCGACATCCGACTTGAAGACCGTTTCGCCGTCCTCGGATATTCAGATCGAGACAAGATCAATCGGTTAAAACAGCGAATCGGTTCGGATTTACGAGTTGTGGATCACCTCAGTGCATATCTCGTTCTTCCTAATCCTGAGATCGCCGGTGATCCACTCGTGGAGTTTCTTTCCAAGCACTTGCGGCTTGAGCAATCCGTGTAG
- a CDS encoding RraA family protein — protein MTNATPDTISLDMMRECFYSAVVCDALDAHGFRRQSPRVALPPWTVDGVLIGRCKTTLWADMFHEDPEPYALELKAVDSCQPDDVLIAAAGGSVQSGIWGELLSTAARNTGCVGSIVDGAVRDVQKMRAMQFPVFARGTCIYDSQHRQRVIDVDVPVEIDGVKFSPGDLVVADVDGVVVVPQEIETEVVRSAWEKVHAENITRDAIKDGMKATEAWEKYGVL, from the coding sequence ATGACGAATGCGACTCCGGACACAATTTCTCTGGATATGATGCGGGAGTGTTTTTATTCCGCGGTGGTTTGCGATGCGTTGGATGCACACGGTTTTCGTCGGCAATCACCACGGGTGGCGTTGCCGCCTTGGACCGTTGACGGCGTTTTGATCGGACGCTGCAAGACGACGCTGTGGGCCGACATGTTCCATGAGGACCCGGAGCCGTATGCGTTGGAACTCAAAGCGGTTGATAGCTGCCAACCGGATGATGTGTTGATCGCGGCGGCGGGTGGCTCAGTGCAATCGGGGATTTGGGGCGAGTTGCTTTCGACGGCCGCTCGAAACACCGGTTGCGTGGGTTCGATTGTCGACGGAGCCGTGCGAGATGTGCAGAAGATGCGGGCGATGCAGTTCCCGGTCTTTGCAAGAGGAACTTGCATTTACGACAGCCAGCATCGGCAACGTGTCATTGATGTCGATGTGCCGGTGGAAATCGACGGCGTAAAATTCTCGCCTGGGGATTTGGTCGTCGCGGATGTCGATGGCGTGGTCGTCGTGCCGCAGGAAATCGAGACGGAAGTCGTGCGATCCGCATGGGAGAAAGTGCACGCGGAAAACATCACCCGCGATGCCATCAAAGATGGTATGAAAGCCACAGAGGCGTGGGAGAAGTACGGCGTGCTGTAA
- the gatB gene encoding Asp-tRNA(Asn)/Glu-tRNA(Gln) amidotransferase subunit GatB translates to MENTLIIGLEVHVQLLTQTKLFCGCLNRFNPDEPNTQTCPVCLGLPGALPVMNRKAVELATKAGLALHCEISSFTKWDRKQYYYPDLPKAYQLSQYDLPICHDGYLDVTFTENDEEKSTRVGIIRAHLEEDAGKNSHDESGRGGDSRIDLNRCGTPLLEIVTEPEIRSAAEAKAFLEDMRLLMTYLGVSDCNMQEGSLRCDANVNWHIPQPDGHIAATPITEIKNLNTFRGVEAAILYEAHRQLDEFERTGRKLGDPGVMKETWGWDADRGQTYLQRGKEDASDYRYFPDPDLVPVTITDEQTQAVQESLGELPAERRQRYETTCELSPYDAGVIIDQGPDFANYFDAVLDRCGNGKQAANWCTQDVQRELNDRQISIREFPITSGTLGTLLKRVVDGKITTGSAREIFGVLIEEESSDDTGQRVDELIAERGLEVVNDESALVGVIDKLIAENPKIAEDVRGGKQQAVGPLIGRAMKELKGADPKVVRSMLIERIQQG, encoded by the coding sequence ATGGAAAACACGTTAATCATCGGTTTGGAAGTTCACGTTCAGTTGTTGACACAGACCAAGTTGTTTTGTGGCTGTCTGAACCGATTCAACCCCGACGAACCCAACACGCAAACTTGCCCCGTCTGTCTCGGGCTTCCGGGGGCGTTGCCGGTGATGAATCGCAAGGCGGTCGAACTGGCGACGAAAGCCGGACTCGCGTTGCATTGCGAGATTTCTTCGTTCACCAAGTGGGACCGCAAGCAGTATTACTATCCGGATTTACCGAAGGCGTATCAACTCAGCCAATACGATTTACCGATCTGCCATGATGGCTATCTCGACGTCACGTTCACCGAGAACGACGAAGAAAAGTCCACACGGGTCGGGATCATTCGGGCGCACCTGGAAGAAGATGCCGGCAAGAATTCGCACGATGAATCCGGTCGCGGTGGAGATAGCCGTATCGACTTGAACCGCTGCGGGACGCCATTGTTGGAGATCGTCACGGAACCGGAAATCCGATCAGCCGCCGAAGCGAAAGCGTTTCTCGAGGATATGCGACTGCTGATGACATATCTGGGCGTCTCGGATTGCAACATGCAAGAGGGGTCGCTGCGGTGTGATGCCAACGTCAATTGGCATATTCCTCAGCCGGACGGACACATCGCTGCGACACCGATCACCGAGATCAAAAACCTCAACACGTTCCGCGGTGTCGAGGCGGCGATTCTGTACGAAGCGCATCGGCAACTCGATGAATTCGAACGCACCGGGCGAAAGTTGGGTGATCCGGGAGTCATGAAGGAAACTTGGGGTTGGGACGCCGATCGCGGGCAGACATATCTGCAACGCGGCAAAGAAGACGCCAGCGATTACCGCTACTTTCCTGATCCGGACTTGGTGCCAGTTACGATTACCGACGAGCAAACGCAAGCGGTTCAGGAATCTCTCGGCGAATTGCCCGCCGAACGACGCCAACGCTATGAAACCACGTGCGAACTTTCGCCCTACGATGCTGGGGTGATTATCGATCAGGGGCCTGACTTCGCGAACTATTTCGACGCCGTTCTCGATCGCTGCGGCAACGGCAAGCAAGCGGCCAACTGGTGTACTCAGGATGTCCAACGGGAACTCAACGATCGTCAGATCTCGATCCGGGAGTTTCCGATTACTTCGGGGACGCTCGGCACACTCTTGAAACGAGTCGTGGACGGCAAAATCACAACAGGAAGTGCTCGGGAAATCTTCGGCGTCTTGATCGAAGAGGAATCATCGGACGATACTGGTCAACGCGTTGACGAGTTGATTGCCGAACGCGGTTTGGAAGTCGTCAATGACGAGAGTGCACTGGTCGGGGTGATCGACAAACTGATTGCCGAGAATCCCAAGATCGCCGAAGACGTCCGCGGCGGCAAACAACAAGCCGTCGGCCCGCTGATCGGTCGAGCCATGAAAGAACTCAAAGGAGCCGACCCGAAAGTCGTGCGTTCAATGCTCATCGAACGGATTCAACAAGGCTGA
- a CDS encoding Gfo/Idh/MocA family protein yields MPHGFGIVGCGMISNFHAEAIAHIPNAELVACFDMRAEAADKFAEERGCKAYHDLSEMLADPDVHIVTICTPSGVHLDPAVAAANAGKHVVVEKPLEITLDRCDQIINACEKNGVKLATIMPSRFSEANMALKKAITDGRFGKLTLGDTYVKWWRSQEYYDSGGWRGTWKLDGGGAYMNQAIHNVDLLYWLMGDVDQVCGLTDTLAHERIEVEDTGVACVKFKSGAVGVLEATTSAFPGLLKKTEIHGTKGSAIVEQDSILLWTFADETPEDEEIRQKFAAQGGTGGASDPKAISFVGHQKQFEELLESIEAGKDPVVDGYEGRKSVELILAIYQSSWTGQRVELPLPKDPDNPKKPAE; encoded by the coding sequence ATGCCTCACGGCTTTGGAATTGTCGGCTGCGGGATGATCTCGAACTTCCACGCCGAAGCCATCGCCCACATCCCGAACGCGGAACTTGTGGCTTGCTTTGACATGCGAGCCGAAGCCGCCGACAAATTTGCCGAGGAACGCGGCTGCAAAGCGTACCACGACCTCAGCGAAATGTTGGCCGATCCGGATGTGCACATCGTCACTATTTGCACGCCCAGCGGAGTCCATTTAGACCCGGCTGTCGCCGCCGCGAATGCGGGCAAACACGTGGTCGTCGAGAAACCGCTGGAAATCACGCTGGATCGCTGTGATCAAATCATCAATGCGTGTGAAAAGAACGGTGTAAAGCTCGCGACCATCATGCCGAGCCGCTTCAGTGAAGCGAACATGGCGTTGAAAAAAGCGATCACCGACGGACGATTCGGCAAACTTACCCTGGGCGACACCTACGTGAAATGGTGGAGGTCACAAGAGTATTATGACAGCGGCGGATGGCGAGGCACCTGGAAACTTGATGGCGGTGGAGCCTACATGAACCAAGCGATCCACAACGTGGATTTGCTGTACTGGCTCATGGGTGATGTCGACCAAGTCTGTGGTCTCACCGACACGCTGGCTCATGAACGCATCGAAGTCGAAGACACTGGCGTCGCCTGCGTGAAGTTCAAATCGGGTGCGGTTGGTGTGCTCGAAGCGACCACCAGCGCGTTTCCCGGGTTGCTCAAGAAAACTGAAATCCACGGCACTAAGGGATCGGCGATTGTCGAGCAGGACAGCATTCTGCTCTGGACCTTTGCCGACGAAACGCCCGAAGACGAGGAAATCCGCCAGAAGTTCGCTGCCCAAGGGGGAACCGGTGGTGCGAGCGATCCGAAAGCGATCAGTTTCGTCGGTCATCAAAAGCAGTTCGAGGAACTCTTGGAATCCATCGAAGCCGGCAAAGACCCAGTCGTCGATGGATACGAAGGCCGCAAGAGCGTGGAACTGATCCTGGCGATTTACCAATCGTCTTGGACCGGCCAACGCGTCGAGTTGCCGTTGCCCAAAGACCCCGACAACCCGAAGAAACCAGCCGAGTAA
- a CDS encoding M81 family metallopeptidase, with amino-acid sequence MRVGIVALLHESNTFVPKPTTVELFETWTWQTSSAMRTAWQDAHHEVGGFFAGLDDAQIEAVPVFAARALPSGTITADAFDFLLDEIESSLSQAGELDGLLVAPHGATVSERFPDADGHWLAKVRQQLGPEIPIIGTIDAHANLSRQMVDSVDALIAYRSNPHLDQRDRGIEAAKMMVRTLRGEIRPTMSATFPPLAINIERQMTSEDHFRPHYEFANAQLSRPEVLSNSIVLGFPYADVDEMGSATIAITNDNPELATQTANELAMRLWEHRDDFRGRLLSVDAALEQCDSIPGPVCLLDMGDNVGGGSAADGTTLLHALHQRNRGRAFVCLYDPKAVEACRQIETGTRVELSLGGHVDDQHGEPFHTTVTVESLHDGKFQESKPRHGGIMKFDQGPTAVVTTDSGVTIMLTSRRMVPFSLEQVRSGQLDPAAFDILVAKGVNAPLAAYSEVCPSFLRVNTPGSTCADMTQLRFQNRRRPMFPFEQNTTWAPTV; translated from the coding sequence ATGCGAGTTGGCATTGTCGCATTGCTGCATGAGTCCAACACATTCGTCCCCAAACCGACGACTGTCGAACTGTTTGAAACATGGACCTGGCAAACCAGTTCGGCCATGCGAACAGCGTGGCAAGACGCACATCATGAAGTTGGCGGTTTCTTCGCGGGGTTGGATGACGCACAAATTGAAGCCGTTCCGGTTTTCGCCGCCCGAGCACTGCCCTCGGGAACAATCACGGCGGATGCATTCGACTTTTTGCTGGATGAGATCGAATCCTCATTGAGCCAAGCCGGTGAACTGGACGGTCTTCTCGTCGCTCCCCACGGTGCAACCGTCAGCGAACGTTTCCCCGACGCAGATGGGCATTGGTTGGCGAAAGTTCGACAGCAACTTGGACCAGAAATCCCCATCATCGGCACCATCGACGCCCATGCGAATCTGTCCCGACAGATGGTGGACAGTGTGGATGCCCTGATCGCCTACCGGAGTAACCCGCACCTCGATCAACGCGATCGGGGCATTGAAGCAGCGAAAATGATGGTACGAACGTTACGTGGCGAGATCCGCCCGACCATGTCCGCCACATTCCCGCCATTGGCCATCAACATCGAACGCCAAATGACAAGCGAAGACCATTTCCGACCACACTACGAGTTCGCGAACGCGCAACTCTCACGCCCCGAAGTGCTCTCCAACAGTATCGTTCTCGGATTTCCTTACGCGGATGTGGACGAGATGGGGTCCGCCACGATTGCCATCACCAACGACAACCCCGAATTGGCGACACAAACCGCGAACGAATTGGCCATGCGTTTGTGGGAACACCGTGATGATTTTCGCGGTCGATTGCTCAGCGTCGATGCGGCACTCGAACAGTGTGATTCGATCCCCGGTCCCGTGTGCTTGCTCGATATGGGTGACAACGTAGGTGGGGGATCCGCTGCCGACGGCACAACGCTGCTACATGCACTGCACCAACGAAATCGCGGGCGAGCGTTTGTGTGTCTCTACGATCCAAAGGCCGTCGAAGCGTGTCGTCAGATCGAAACCGGAACACGGGTTGAACTTTCGCTTGGCGGGCACGTGGATGATCAACATGGCGAGCCATTCCACACCACTGTTACCGTCGAAAGTCTTCACGACGGGAAATTCCAAGAGTCGAAACCGCGACATGGCGGAATCATGAAATTTGATCAAGGACCAACCGCAGTTGTCACCACAGATTCCGGTGTCACGATCATGCTGACTTCGCGGCGAATGGTACCGTTCAGCTTGGAGCAAGTTCGATCGGGACAACTTGACCCTGCGGCGTTCGATATTCTCGTGGCGAAAGGAGTCAATGCACCATTGGCGGCATACTCCGAAGTCTGCCCGAGCTTTCTACGGGTCAACACACCCGGCTCGACGTGTGCCGACATGACGCAACTCCGCTTTCAAAATCGTCGTCGCCCCATGTTCCCGTTCGAGCAGAACACCACATGGGCACCGACGGTCTGA